A genomic stretch from Telopea speciosissima isolate NSW1024214 ecotype Mountain lineage chromosome 7, Tspe_v1, whole genome shotgun sequence includes:
- the LOC122667881 gene encoding mitogen-activated protein kinase kinase 2-like isoform X1 gives MKKGSLNLELTIPSDENSVSEFISTPTGTFRAGDLIVDKNGIRIISQNEDEPPSLIKLSDNQLILADIDIIKVIGKGNGGVVQLVQHKWTGQFFALKVIQLNIQEQNRKHIAQELKINQSAQCPYVVVCYQSFYDNGVISIVLEYMDGGSLADFLNKVKTIPESYLSAICKQVLMGLLYLHHDKHIIHRDLKPSNLLINHTGAVKITDFGVSAILESTSGQANTLVGTYNYMSPERISGAKHGSRSDIWSLGLVLLECATGKFPYSPPEEEGWVNCYELMEAIVGQPPPRAPSDQFSPEFCSFISACVQKDPKHRQSAHKLMEHPFISMYEDSNVDLAAYFTNAGSPLATF, from the exons ATGAAGAAAGGGAGCTTAAACCTCGAGCTTACCATTCCTTCTGATGAAAATTCCGTCTCTGAATTCAT CAGCACTCCCACCGGTACGTTCAGAGCTGGGGATCTGATAGTCGACAAAAATGGAATTCGAATTATCTCTCAAAACGAAGATGAGCCG CCAAGCCTTATAAAGCTATCGGACAACCAATTGATCTTAGCTGACATAGATATAATTAAAGTGATTGGAAAGGGTAACGGAGGGGTCGTGCAGCTGGTCCAACACAAATGGACTGGCCAATTTTTTGCTCTGAAG GTTATACAACTGAATATCCAGGAGCAAAATCGCAAACATATTGCACAGGAACTGAAGATTAATCAGTCAGCACAGTGTCCGTATGTGGTTGTATGTTACCAGTCATTCTATGACAATGGTGTCATATCGATTGTTTTGGAATACATGGATGGTGGTTCTCTTGCAGATTTTCTAAACAAAGTCAAAACAATTCCAGAGTCATATCTTTCTGCCATCTGTAAGCAG GTGCTCATGGGTCTGTTGTATCTTCATCATGACAAGCACATAATTCACAGGGACTTAAAACCTTCTAATTTGTTAATAAATCATACAGGAGCAGTCAAGATAACTGATTTTGGTGTGAGTGCCATATTGGAAAGCACCTCTGGCCAGGCAAATACCTTGGTTGGAACTTACAACTATATGTCT cCAGAGAGAATCAGTGGAGCTAAACATGGCTCCAGAAGTGATATTTGGAGCTTGGGATTAGTTTTACTGGAGTGTGCAACCGGCAAATTTCCTTATTCCCcaccagaagaagaaggatgggtcAATTGTTATGAGCTTATGGAAGCAATTGTGGGGCAACCACCACCTCGTGCACCTTCTGACCAGTTTTCTCCAGAGTTCTGCTCCTTTATCTCAGCATG TGTACAGAAAGATCCAAAACATAGACAGTCAGCACATAAACTAATG GAACATCCTTTCATCAGCATGTATGAAGACTCAAATGTTGACCTTGCTGCTTACTTCACCAACGCTGGGTCTCCACTTGCaacattttga
- the LOC122667880 gene encoding protein phosphatase 2C 50-like isoform X3, translated as MEEMSPAVAVPFRLGNSICDSSGIATHMEITRFKLITDSASLLSDSATKVHTESISATGEGCVGNSIESDGGSATMSVPIDKKKESEEDDSLSMGGDQILDSSYSLSLASDCSSIGGEEFLAFETASELSTLGSMDVGPVQIIMKANDLGEPNVDQKPVGDSLVVPTAPEAEVGAGSDPKAGSMVLQMPQERGIGGTGTRSIFELDYIPLWGFTSICGRRPEMEDAVAAVPRFMKIPISMLVADHVLDGMNQSLCHTTAHFFGVYDGHGGLQVANYCRDRIHTALIEEITMVKEGLGDINIKNNWQMQWERAFTNCFQVVDDEVGGRVCRGSMQVQDDSSEASTDPIAPETVGSTAVVAVICSSHIIVANCGDSRAVLCRGKEAVPLSVDHKPNREDEFARIEAAGGKVIQWNGYRVFGVLAMSRSIGDRYLKPWIIPQPEVKFVPRAKEDECLILASDGLWDVMTNEEVCEVARKRILLWHKKNGVTPLAERGDGVDPAAQAAAECLSKLALQKGSKDNITIVVVDLKAQRKFKSKT; from the exons ATGGAGGAGATGTCTCCAGCGGTTGCAGTGCCATTTAGATTAGGTAATTCAATTTGTGATAGCTCGGGGATAGCAACCCACATGGAAATCACACGATTCAAGTTGATAACGGACTCGGCAAGCTTGTTATCAGATTCTGCAACAAAGGTACATACTGAGTCTATTTCTGCAACAGGTGAAGGTTGTGTTGGCAATAGTATAGAGAGTGACGGTGGTTCTGCAACTATGTCAGTGCCCAtagacaaaaaaaaggaaagtgaa GAAGATGATTCGTTGTCTATGGGGGGTGACCAGATACTAGATAgttcttattctctctctctagctAGTGATTGTAGTAGCATTGGTGGTGAAGAATTCTTAGCGTTTGAGACTGCAAGTGAGTTAAGCACACTAGGATCTATGGATGTTGGCCCTGTTCAAATTATCATGAAAGCTAATGATTTGGGGGAGCCAAATGTTGACCAGAAACCTGTTGGTGATAGTCTTGTTGTGCCAACAGCTCCAGAAGCAGAGGTTGGTGCTGGATCTGACCCAAAAGCAGGATCAATGGTTCTTCAGATGCCTCAAGAGAGGGGAATCGGTGGAACAGGAACACGTAGTATATTTGAATTGGATTACATACCGCTTTGGGGATTCACTTCTATTTGTGGCAGGAGACCAGAGATGGAAGATGCTGTTGCTGCTGTACCTCGGTTTATGAAGATTCCCATTTCAATGCTTGTTGCTGATCATGTATTGGATGGCATGAACCAAAGTTTATGTCACACAACAGCTCATTTCTTTGGAGTCTATGATGGCCATGGAGGATTGCAG gTTGCTAACTATTGTCGTGACCGGATTCATACGGCTTTAATTGAGGAGATAACAATGGTGAAAGAAGGCTTAGGTGATATCAATATTAAGAATAATTGGCAAATGCAGTGGGAAAGAGCTTTCACTAATTGCTTTCAGGTAGTTGATGATGAGGTTGGGGGAAGAGTTTGTAGGGGTAGTATGCAAGTCCAGGATGATTCTTCCGAGGCGAGTACTGATCCTATTGCCCCAGAAACTGTTGGTTCTACTGCTGTGGTTGCTGTTATTTGTTCATCCCAcatcatagttgcaaattgTGGAGATTCAAGAGCAGTCCTTTGTCGTGGAAAAGAGGCTGTGCCATTGTCAGTGGATCATAAA CCAAATAGAGAAGATGAATTTGCAAGAATCGAAGCAGCTGGTGGCAAAGTCATACAGTGGAATGGATACCGTGTGTTCGGTGTTTTGGCAATGTCTAGGTCCATCG GTGATAGATATTTGAAACCATGGATCATTCCGCAACCAGAGGTTAAGTTTGTTCCTCGAGCCAAAGAAGATGAATGCCTCATTCTAGCCAGTGATGGATTATGGGATGTTATGACAAATGAGGAAGTTTGTGAAGTGGCTCGAAAACGTATCCTTCTTTGGCACAAAAAGAATGGTGTGACACCTCTTGCAGAAAGGGGTGACGGAGTTGACCCTGCTGCACAAGCCGCAGCAGAATGCTTGTCAAAGCTTGCCCTCCAGAAAGGAAGCAAGGATAACATCACCATTGTTGTGGTGGACTTGAAAGCTCAGAGGAAATTCAAGAGCAAAACCTGA
- the LOC122667881 gene encoding mitogen-activated protein kinase kinase 2-like isoform X2, which yields MKKGSLNLELTIPSDENSVSEFITPTGTFRAGDLIVDKNGIRIISQNEDEPPSLIKLSDNQLILADIDIIKVIGKGNGGVVQLVQHKWTGQFFALKVIQLNIQEQNRKHIAQELKINQSAQCPYVVVCYQSFYDNGVISIVLEYMDGGSLADFLNKVKTIPESYLSAICKQVLMGLLYLHHDKHIIHRDLKPSNLLINHTGAVKITDFGVSAILESTSGQANTLVGTYNYMSPERISGAKHGSRSDIWSLGLVLLECATGKFPYSPPEEEGWVNCYELMEAIVGQPPPRAPSDQFSPEFCSFISACVQKDPKHRQSAHKLMEHPFISMYEDSNVDLAAYFTNAGSPLATF from the exons ATGAAGAAAGGGAGCTTAAACCTCGAGCTTACCATTCCTTCTGATGAAAATTCCGTCTCTGAATTCAT CACTCCCACCGGTACGTTCAGAGCTGGGGATCTGATAGTCGACAAAAATGGAATTCGAATTATCTCTCAAAACGAAGATGAGCCG CCAAGCCTTATAAAGCTATCGGACAACCAATTGATCTTAGCTGACATAGATATAATTAAAGTGATTGGAAAGGGTAACGGAGGGGTCGTGCAGCTGGTCCAACACAAATGGACTGGCCAATTTTTTGCTCTGAAG GTTATACAACTGAATATCCAGGAGCAAAATCGCAAACATATTGCACAGGAACTGAAGATTAATCAGTCAGCACAGTGTCCGTATGTGGTTGTATGTTACCAGTCATTCTATGACAATGGTGTCATATCGATTGTTTTGGAATACATGGATGGTGGTTCTCTTGCAGATTTTCTAAACAAAGTCAAAACAATTCCAGAGTCATATCTTTCTGCCATCTGTAAGCAG GTGCTCATGGGTCTGTTGTATCTTCATCATGACAAGCACATAATTCACAGGGACTTAAAACCTTCTAATTTGTTAATAAATCATACAGGAGCAGTCAAGATAACTGATTTTGGTGTGAGTGCCATATTGGAAAGCACCTCTGGCCAGGCAAATACCTTGGTTGGAACTTACAACTATATGTCT cCAGAGAGAATCAGTGGAGCTAAACATGGCTCCAGAAGTGATATTTGGAGCTTGGGATTAGTTTTACTGGAGTGTGCAACCGGCAAATTTCCTTATTCCCcaccagaagaagaaggatgggtcAATTGTTATGAGCTTATGGAAGCAATTGTGGGGCAACCACCACCTCGTGCACCTTCTGACCAGTTTTCTCCAGAGTTCTGCTCCTTTATCTCAGCATG TGTACAGAAAGATCCAAAACATAGACAGTCAGCACATAAACTAATG GAACATCCTTTCATCAGCATGTATGAAGACTCAAATGTTGACCTTGCTGCTTACTTCACCAACGCTGGGTCTCCACTTGCaacattttga
- the LOC122667880 gene encoding protein phosphatase 2C 50-like isoform X1, with the protein MEEMSPAVAVPFRLGNSICDSSGIATHMEITRFKLITDSASLLSDSATKVHTESISATGEGCVGNSIESDGGSATMSVPIDKKKESEVPLVEMTTEHESSEEDDSLSMGGDQILDSSYSLSLASDCSSIGGEEFLAFETASELSTLGSMDVGPVQIIMKANDLGEPNVDQKPVGDSLVVPTAPEAEVGAGSDPKAGSMVLQMPQERGIGGTGTRSIFELDYIPLWGFTSICGRRPEMEDAVAAVPRFMKIPISMLVADHVLDGMNQSLCHTTAHFFGVYDGHGGLQVANYCRDRIHTALIEEITMVKEGLGDINIKNNWQMQWERAFTNCFQVVDDEVGGRVCRGSMQVQDDSSEASTDPIAPETVGSTAVVAVICSSHIIVANCGDSRAVLCRGKEAVPLSVDHKPNREDEFARIEAAGGKVIQWNGYRVFGVLAMSRSIGDRYLKPWIIPQPEVKFVPRAKEDECLILASDGLWDVMTNEEVCEVARKRILLWHKKNGVTPLAERGDGVDPAAQAAAECLSKLALQKGSKDNITIVVVDLKAQRKFKSKT; encoded by the exons ATGGAGGAGATGTCTCCAGCGGTTGCAGTGCCATTTAGATTAGGTAATTCAATTTGTGATAGCTCGGGGATAGCAACCCACATGGAAATCACACGATTCAAGTTGATAACGGACTCGGCAAGCTTGTTATCAGATTCTGCAACAAAGGTACATACTGAGTCTATTTCTGCAACAGGTGAAGGTTGTGTTGGCAATAGTATAGAGAGTGACGGTGGTTCTGCAACTATGTCAGTGCCCAtagacaaaaaaaaggaaagtgaagTTCCTTTGGTAGAGATGACTACCGAACATGAAAGTAGTGAGGAAGATGATTCGTTGTCTATGGGGGGTGACCAGATACTAGATAgttcttattctctctctctagctAGTGATTGTAGTAGCATTGGTGGTGAAGAATTCTTAGCGTTTGAGACTGCAAGTGAGTTAAGCACACTAGGATCTATGGATGTTGGCCCTGTTCAAATTATCATGAAAGCTAATGATTTGGGGGAGCCAAATGTTGACCAGAAACCTGTTGGTGATAGTCTTGTTGTGCCAACAGCTCCAGAAGCAGAGGTTGGTGCTGGATCTGACCCAAAAGCAGGATCAATGGTTCTTCAGATGCCTCAAGAGAGGGGAATCGGTGGAACAGGAACACGTAGTATATTTGAATTGGATTACATACCGCTTTGGGGATTCACTTCTATTTGTGGCAGGAGACCAGAGATGGAAGATGCTGTTGCTGCTGTACCTCGGTTTATGAAGATTCCCATTTCAATGCTTGTTGCTGATCATGTATTGGATGGCATGAACCAAAGTTTATGTCACACAACAGCTCATTTCTTTGGAGTCTATGATGGCCATGGAGGATTGCAG gTTGCTAACTATTGTCGTGACCGGATTCATACGGCTTTAATTGAGGAGATAACAATGGTGAAAGAAGGCTTAGGTGATATCAATATTAAGAATAATTGGCAAATGCAGTGGGAAAGAGCTTTCACTAATTGCTTTCAGGTAGTTGATGATGAGGTTGGGGGAAGAGTTTGTAGGGGTAGTATGCAAGTCCAGGATGATTCTTCCGAGGCGAGTACTGATCCTATTGCCCCAGAAACTGTTGGTTCTACTGCTGTGGTTGCTGTTATTTGTTCATCCCAcatcatagttgcaaattgTGGAGATTCAAGAGCAGTCCTTTGTCGTGGAAAAGAGGCTGTGCCATTGTCAGTGGATCATAAA CCAAATAGAGAAGATGAATTTGCAAGAATCGAAGCAGCTGGTGGCAAAGTCATACAGTGGAATGGATACCGTGTGTTCGGTGTTTTGGCAATGTCTAGGTCCATCG GTGATAGATATTTGAAACCATGGATCATTCCGCAACCAGAGGTTAAGTTTGTTCCTCGAGCCAAAGAAGATGAATGCCTCATTCTAGCCAGTGATGGATTATGGGATGTTATGACAAATGAGGAAGTTTGTGAAGTGGCTCGAAAACGTATCCTTCTTTGGCACAAAAAGAATGGTGTGACACCTCTTGCAGAAAGGGGTGACGGAGTTGACCCTGCTGCACAAGCCGCAGCAGAATGCTTGTCAAAGCTTGCCCTCCAGAAAGGAAGCAAGGATAACATCACCATTGTTGTGGTGGACTTGAAAGCTCAGAGGAAATTCAAGAGCAAAACCTGA
- the LOC122667880 gene encoding protein phosphatase 2C 50-like isoform X2 yields the protein MEEMSPAVAVPFRLGNSICDSSGIATHMEITRFKLITDSASLLSDSATKVHTESISATGEGCVGNSIESDGGSATMSVPIDKKKESEVPLVEMTTEHESSEEDDSLSMGGDQILDSSYSLSLASDCSSIGGEEFLAFETASELSTLGSMDVGPVQIIMKANDLGEPNVDQKPVGDSLVVPTAPEAEVGAGSDPKAGSMVLQMPQERGIGGTGTRSIFELDYIPLWGFTSICGRRPEMEDAVAAVPRFMKIPISMLVADHVLDGMNQSLCHTTAHFFGVYDGHGGSQVANYCRDRIHTALIEEITMVKEGLGDINIKNNWQMQWERAFTNCFQVVDDEVGGRVCRGSMQVQDDSSEASTDPIAPETVGSTAVVAVICSSHIIVANCGDSRAVLCRGKEAVPLSVDHKPNREDEFARIEAAGGKVIQWNGYRVFGVLAMSRSIGDRYLKPWIIPQPEVKFVPRAKEDECLILASDGLWDVMTNEEVCEVARKRILLWHKKNGVTPLAERGDGVDPAAQAAAECLSKLALQKGSKDNITIVVVDLKAQRKFKSKT from the exons ATGGAGGAGATGTCTCCAGCGGTTGCAGTGCCATTTAGATTAGGTAATTCAATTTGTGATAGCTCGGGGATAGCAACCCACATGGAAATCACACGATTCAAGTTGATAACGGACTCGGCAAGCTTGTTATCAGATTCTGCAACAAAGGTACATACTGAGTCTATTTCTGCAACAGGTGAAGGTTGTGTTGGCAATAGTATAGAGAGTGACGGTGGTTCTGCAACTATGTCAGTGCCCAtagacaaaaaaaaggaaagtgaagTTCCTTTGGTAGAGATGACTACCGAACATGAAAGTAGTGAGGAAGATGATTCGTTGTCTATGGGGGGTGACCAGATACTAGATAgttcttattctctctctctagctAGTGATTGTAGTAGCATTGGTGGTGAAGAATTCTTAGCGTTTGAGACTGCAAGTGAGTTAAGCACACTAGGATCTATGGATGTTGGCCCTGTTCAAATTATCATGAAAGCTAATGATTTGGGGGAGCCAAATGTTGACCAGAAACCTGTTGGTGATAGTCTTGTTGTGCCAACAGCTCCAGAAGCAGAGGTTGGTGCTGGATCTGACCCAAAAGCAGGATCAATGGTTCTTCAGATGCCTCAAGAGAGGGGAATCGGTGGAACAGGAACACGTAGTATATTTGAATTGGATTACATACCGCTTTGGGGATTCACTTCTATTTGTGGCAGGAGACCAGAGATGGAAGATGCTGTTGCTGCTGTACCTCGGTTTATGAAGATTCCCATTTCAATGCTTGTTGCTGATCATGTATTGGATGGCATGAACCAAAGTTTATGTCACACAACAGCTCATTTCTTTGGAGTCTATGATGGCCATGGAGGAT ctcaggTTGCTAACTATTGTCGTGACCGGATTCATACGGCTTTAATTGAGGAGATAACAATGGTGAAAGAAGGCTTAGGTGATATCAATATTAAGAATAATTGGCAAATGCAGTGGGAAAGAGCTTTCACTAATTGCTTTCAGGTAGTTGATGATGAGGTTGGGGGAAGAGTTTGTAGGGGTAGTATGCAAGTCCAGGATGATTCTTCCGAGGCGAGTACTGATCCTATTGCCCCAGAAACTGTTGGTTCTACTGCTGTGGTTGCTGTTATTTGTTCATCCCAcatcatagttgcaaattgTGGAGATTCAAGAGCAGTCCTTTGTCGTGGAAAAGAGGCTGTGCCATTGTCAGTGGATCATAAA CCAAATAGAGAAGATGAATTTGCAAGAATCGAAGCAGCTGGTGGCAAAGTCATACAGTGGAATGGATACCGTGTGTTCGGTGTTTTGGCAATGTCTAGGTCCATCG GTGATAGATATTTGAAACCATGGATCATTCCGCAACCAGAGGTTAAGTTTGTTCCTCGAGCCAAAGAAGATGAATGCCTCATTCTAGCCAGTGATGGATTATGGGATGTTATGACAAATGAGGAAGTTTGTGAAGTGGCTCGAAAACGTATCCTTCTTTGGCACAAAAAGAATGGTGTGACACCTCTTGCAGAAAGGGGTGACGGAGTTGACCCTGCTGCACAAGCCGCAGCAGAATGCTTGTCAAAGCTTGCCCTCCAGAAAGGAAGCAAGGATAACATCACCATTGTTGTGGTGGACTTGAAAGCTCAGAGGAAATTCAAGAGCAAAACCTGA